The genomic region AGAAAACCCCTTAAATCCAAATCCTTCAGTGATTCTGAAATTATCCATAATTGCAACTCTTTGATCTGAAAACACTTCTATTCTTTCTTTTGAATAAGATTTATTACCATTAGAAAAATAGTTTATTACTGCATTGCTTCCGTTCTTAAACTTAACTAAAATACTTGCATTATCTGCATTCAGTTGCGGACTTTTTCCCATAGCATTCATACATACTGATGTTATAGGGCTGTCACACAGAAAACGAACAAGATCCAAATAATGACAGGCTTCTCCAATAATACGCCCTCCTCCCAATTGCATGTCATGGACCCAAACATTTGAGGGAATATATCCAGCATTCATGGTGGCCACAACATTTATTGGGTTTTCTCCACACCCTAAAAGACCCTTCAGTTTTTGTATATGTGTTGAAAACCTACGGTTAAAACCTACGGTTATACTTTTTTGACTTGTTTGTTGTGCAGTCAAGATGTTTAGTAACTCATCTTGAGTCAAACACAATGGTTTCTCAACAAAAACATGCTTACCAGCATTAAGACTTTCGATAACAAATTTAGCATGACTATTGTGTTGCGTTGTCACTAAGATTGCATCTATCGAAGAGTCTTGTAAGATTTCTTGATAGTTGGTGGTTGCTTTTTCAATACCAAATTTTTGTGCTTGGATAGTACCTGAAAGACCTTTCGCACTTGCTATCCACTTGGTTGGGATTCCAGCCTTTTTAAAAGCGGGTAATACAGTTGATGCTGTAAAATTGCCTGCTCCAATGATTCCTAACTGCCCTTCCGAGCGCTCTAAGTTGGTAATCCCTAGTTGAAGGTGAAGAGTTTGGTCTTTAGGCGTTTGTTGCGGGTAAACTAAAATTGAAGCAATGGAATTTGACAGACCTATTTTCCCATAAATTTTTTGGAACTCATACAGAGATATCTCTTCTGTTATGAATGGCTTAACATCAATTTGTCGTGTTGAAATAGCATTTAGTATGGCTTCAAAATTTCGCTTTTCCGTCCATCTTACGTACGGAAGAGGGTAATCTAAACCTTTTTGTTCATAAGTGTTGTCATAACGGCCGGGTCCATAAGAGCATGACACTTGAAAGGTCAATTCTTTTTCGTAAAAATCTGCTCTATTTAGGTTTAATCCAATTACGCCTACCAAAACAATACGACCTTTTTTTCGGCTCATTTTAGCAGCATTTGAGATGATTTCATCTGATTTGTTTGAAGCCGTTATAATTACCCCATCAGCCCCAATACCTTGGGTAAAAG from Rhodothermia bacterium harbors:
- a CDS encoding bi-domain-containing oxidoreductase, translated to MKQIIQDLKSGETILADVPTPQIKFGSVLIQTTHSLVSLGTERMLIEFGKANLVQKARQQPEKVKQVLDKIKSDGLLPTLEAVFNKLDQPLPMGYCNVGRVIAVGTEVTSFKIGDRVVSNGPHAEVVCVPQNLVAPIPDEVSDQDAAFTVIGAIGLQGIRLLNPTFGEAIVVIGLGLIGLITAELLKANGCTVIGFDFDANKVELAKQKGIHAVCLVNGTNPVQFVETFTQGIGADGVIITASNKSDEIISNAAKMSRKKGRIVLVGVIGLNLNRADFYEKELTFQVSCSYGPGRYDNTYEQKGLDYPLPYVRWTEKRNFEAILNAISTRQIDVKPFITEEISLYEFQKIYGKIGLSNSIASILVYPQQTPKDQTLHLQLGITNLERSEGQLGIIGAGNFTASTVLPAFKKAGIPTKWIASAKGLSGTIQAQKFGIEKATTNYQEILQDSSIDAILVTTQHNSHAKFVIESLNAGKHVFVEKPLCLTQDELLNILTAQQTSQKSITVGFNRRFSTHIQKLKGLLGCGENPINVVATMNAGYIPSNVWVHDMQLGGGRIIGEACHYLDLVRFLCDSPITSVCMNAMGKSPQLNADNASILVKFKNGSNAVINYFSNGNKSYSKERIEVFSDQRVAIMDNFRITEGFGFKGFSKLKTKQDKGHGEQFRRFYNMIKQGEQPIIPLEQIVNVTLATLASIESLKTGQWVEVAASVIGN